The genomic DNA GAAGCCTTTGATGATGTCATGCATCAGCAATTGCTTGATTGGGATGTTGATCTGGTCGTGCTTGCAGGCTTTATGCGCATCCTGAGTGCCAAATTTGTCAAAGCATGGGAAGGGAAAATGCTCAACATTCACCCTTCCCTGCTGCCGTACTACAAAGGCATGCATACCCATCAACGTGTACTTAACACCGGTGATGTACTACATGGCTGTACGGTTCACTATGTCACTGCCGAACTGGATGCAGGTCAGGCTTTGGCCCAAGGCGTGTTGAAAGTGAATCTGCATGACAACGTTAGCAGTCTTGCCAACCGTGTGCATGTACTTGAACATGTCATTTACCCGCAAGTGGTGGAATGGATCTGTAATGGAACCATTCAGCATACTGAACAGGGTATATTGTATCGAGGTCAGACAATGAAAGAGCCGGTACAATTCTGCAAGTTTTAAAGAATATTAACGCATAAAAAAACGCATCCTCGGATGCGTTTTTTTATTGCTTCATTTTTTACTCATTAACTGGCGCAGATTACACTGCCGGCTGTTGAATCAGTTGCTTGATCAATTCTACAGTCTCAAGCGGTTTTTCCAGTGGAAACATATGACTTCCCGAAACAACCGTATATGCAATACCAAACTTCTTTTTCGCGATTTGCGGAAAGCCCCGCCCAATAAACGGCCCTTGTTCCGCCATCAGCAGCTGGACAGGCACTTGAGGTTTTGGCTGTGGCAGCCACCATAATGATGGATTGGTTCTAAAAATATTCACCTCATCCATTTTGGAAATGGTCAACTCCACACCGCCTCGCACCTTGTCTTCCGTTAAAGCATGATCAATATAGGCCTGGAAACAGCTTTCATCAAAGTGTTGATAAAAGCCTTTAGGACGCAGCAATTCAGCGGCCTGTTCACGACTCTCCCAATGGTCTCTGCGACGTAAGGACAAAGAAGCTGGCGACATTTTATCCATGGCTTTCAGCTTCAAGGTTTTGGCCACATGCAAAGCAAAGGCGTCTTTCCCCATAATTAAAGGCGGATCAATCATAATGACCTGCTCAAACAGTTCAGGACGTTTTAAGGCTGCCTGAAAAGTCAACACTGCTCCCAAAGAATGACCAAGGCCAATGACTTTGCTGCCATTAGCCTGGCGGACAATACTGTCAATCACTTGATTGGTCAGACTGTTCCAGTGATTGTCTATGGGGTAACGCTTGTCCGGACCAAGCAAGGGGACATAAATAATGTCATATTCATCTTTCAGTCCATCAAACAGCTTTTGATAAACTTTCGATGGCACGCCATTGGCGTGCGCAAAGTGGATTACTGGTTTCATTGCAGTTTTGTCGTTTGTTCAGATTGGACTTGCTGTGAAATCGAGCTAGCAAAACCCTGTCCAATTGAACTTCCCATACGTCCTAGTACTGAATCGAAAGGATTATATTCAATGGTATAATTTACTGCTTTTTCCAGTTTCAGTTCTCGTTTCAAACTATTTAAACTGCCGGTACGGTCTGCAATGCCCAATTTCACTGCCTGTTCACCTGTCCAGAACAAACCTGAGAAGATTGCAGGATCAGTTGATTTCAATTTTTTACCACGTCCTTGTTTTACGGCATTGATAAAATGGTCGTGCACATTATCCAGCACCCCTTGTACATGGGCCTTTTGTGTAGCATCAACCGGTTGAGTCATCGATAAAAGAGCTTTATTTTCACCTGAAGTCATGGTGCGGTCTTCAACACCTAATTTCTGCATCAAACCTGTTACCCCATAGTTTGGCATAATCACACCAATAGAGCCGACCAGACTTGAAGGGTTGACAATGATCTCATCCGCAGCAGAGGCGATATAATATGCACCTGAAGCACCGGTATCACCAATAATGGCATACAGTTTTTTGTCTGCATGGGCTTTTTTCAAATATTGAATTTCTTGCCAGATTTCATCCGATTGCACAGGTGACCCGCCTGGCGAATTAATATTTAAAACCACAGCTTTACTTTGTTTATTTTCAAAGGCTTTTTTGAGTGCTTTGATTGTATCGTTACTATTCACGCTTTGCTTGTCTGCAGCAATGGTACCAATAATGTCGACCACGGCAATATGTGAGCTGGTGGTCGCCGTTGGATCTGCCGTAGATGTACTACAGCTTTTAGCCAGTAACACCAAAATAAAAAGAATATAAGCAAAGGTGAGAAATTTAAAAAAGATTCCCCAACGGCGCGCACGGCGCTGTTCTTCTACAGAGGCTAAAACGGCTTTTTCTAAAATATGCCATTCTTTGCCAGTTATATTTTGCGAATTATGTTGTGTATTTTGAATTTCATTTTCTGGTTTTGGTGGCCAATCGGACATGGAAAACGATCCACTGTTAAGTTAAATTAGAGTCATTATATACACTGATCGGGTTAAATCTGTCTAAATTATCTGTTTTCCCTTATAATAAATTTATCTTTTCCATTCCTGATGCAATTGACAATATAACAATGACCGATCGAAGCTCCCAGAATACAACTTATCGTCTTTTGCAATTTATTAGCCGACAACCTATTCAAATTTCTCGATTTATAGCGCGTGGTTTAGCTGGTCTGGTCAATACTCTTAAAATTTCCAAAACGTCAGAAACCATTCAATTGAATTTAAATATTGCGCTGCCTGAACTGAGCGATACAGAGCGGGAAAAAATTACGGCTCAAGCCATCCGTAATGAGCTGATCTCTTATTTTGAATTTTTCAGTATCTGGGGTTCAAGCAATGAGGCCAATCTGGCGCGCATTCATAAAGTGCATGGTAAGCAGCTGCTGCTGGATGCACTCGCAGCAAACAAAGGTGTGGTTTTAATTGTTCCGCATTTTGGTACCTGGGAAATCATGAATGCCTATATTGCCCAATTTACCAAAATGACCATCATGTATAAGCCAGTCAAAAATGAGGCGGCCGATCTGTTTGTGCGTAACGCGCGCAGTCGCGAACAGGCAACATTGGTACCCACCGATGAATCTGGAGTTCGCCAGATTTTTAAAGCCTTAAAGCAAGGTGGAACAACGGTAATTTTGCCAGACCATACACCCAATGTTGGCGGTGAAATGATTCCTTATTTTGGACTGCCTTTGGCCACCAGTAATTTAAGTGCCAAACTGATTCAAAAAACCAAAGCCAAAACATTGTTTTTGTATGCACTGCGTAATGATGATCAGGGCTTTGATCTACATTTTGAAGCAATTGATGAACGCATTTATTCGGTTGATACCAATCAAGGCACAAGCATTATTTTTCAAGCCATTGAGAACCTGATCCGTCGTTATCCTGAACATTATCATTGGAGCTATAAACGCTTTAAAGCCAATCCTGAATTGGATGGACTGTATTATCTCAATAAAACAGAGGCCTTAGCACTGGTCGAAAAAGTCCGTGCTGAGACTGCAGCCCAAAATACAATGTTTCCAGTAGAAAATGATCAGGTCATATAATCAGGCCTTATGATTTAAGCTTTACTGCTGCACGTTTTAACCATAGCTTTTGTTCACGTGCATAATGTAATTGCATTTGTCCATTGGCCTGTCTGCTAAATTGAATGCTGCCCTGCTGTACTGTGCTCAGTACAGGAATATCCAGCTGCTGTAGACGTTGCAGGGTCATTTGACTGGGATGTCCATAACGATTGTTAAAGCCAGCCGAAGCGATCACGATTTTTGGTTTTAATTGCTTTAAAAAAGCATAGGCCGAACTGTGCCGACTACCATGATGCCCCAAAACCAGCACATCAACGTTTAAGTCTGGATAATCCTGCAGAATTTGATATTCCGTTCGCCAACCGGCATCTCCCATGAGCAAAAAATTTCGATAGGGTTGGGCATTTTTCACCTGCACATAAACCACGCAGGACATTTCGTTTTGATCAGTTTTGACATTTGCCAAATTCTCTGCTTTGGGTGATAACACGGTTATGTTCATCCCATCATTCCATGACCATTGCTGCCCTTGATGACAATAATCAAACTGGCTGCTATCGGGAATGGGAACTTGCTCATTTGAATAAACATACTTAATGGGTAAATCCTGTTTAATCGATGCATACGCCCCGCTATGATCCTGATCTAAATGTGTCAAAATCAGCTGATCCAATTGATCCACACCCTTCACCGATAAAAAGGGCAAAATAATTTGCTTACCAATACTAAATTTAGCTTCATTATAATTACCACCAGTATCAATCATCATGGTCTGGTCTTGATCCCGAATAAAAATTGCCTGTCCTTGTCCAACATCCAATACATTTAATTCGAATTGATTTTTACTGGCATCAAGACCAATTAAAGGAATAAAACACAATATGGACCAGGTTTTAGGTAACACAGCACGCGGTAAAAACAGGATTATCAAGCCTAGACATAAACTCAGCCACACGGCAAATGTCATCGCAATCGGCTGTAATGTCGGGGCAAACAGCCCATCTAAAAGTTGCAATAACCACAGCAAAGCTGCAAGACACAGATCGTTGATTTGAAAAACAAGGCTACCCAAAGGTTCAGCCATGAAATAGCACAACGCTGCGATCACATCTAAGGGAACAATCACCAGACCAATCCATGGAATGGCGAATAAATTGCTCAATGGCGTAATCCATGCAATCTGTTTAAAAAACAGCATCATCAGTGGAAATAAAGCCAGAAATATTTTCCACTGCGATTCGATTAAAAGTTTGAGTTGCATTGTGATGTATTGTGTTCTGGTTTTTAACTCATCCATCCCCCTTCGCTGCTGCAAGGTCTGGTAAATGCGTAGTAACACAAAGCATGCACCATAGGACAGCCAGAACGCAGCCGATAAAATACTGAAGGGATCAAAAATTAATAGAATAGAGGCACTAGAAAGCAAAATATTGAATGGCCGAACCTTTTGCTTGAATAAGATAAATGCACTGATCAACAAGCAGCTCAACAGCGTTCTCAATGCTGGAATTTCAAAGCCGACAAATGCACAGTACAGCGCTACACTCGCACAAAAAGGCCAGATCAGCAGATATTGCTTTGGCCATTTCAAATAGAGTTGTGGTCGATCATGACGAATGAGCTGATGCAGCCCCCAACACAGCAGTACAGCAAAAATCAGCACATGTGGACCCGATATGGCGAGCAAATGACTCATACCAAAGCGCTGAAACAGTTGCTCGGTTTCTGTATCCAGTAAACTTTTATCCCCGGTCAATAAAGCCAGCATCAAACCTTCATGCTGCACGGGTTGCTGATGAATAAAATTGCGTAATGCCAAACGCTGCTGCTCAACCCAGAGTTGTATCTGACGGGAAACAGAAGCTTGTTGTTTTAGGTATTGTCCATACCCTAAAGCATAAACCTCTTGTTCTGTCAGCTTGTGTATTGATGAAACTTTAAATCCAGACATGATATTTTGCTGGATATACCATTGCTCCTGATCAAAAGCACCCTCAGTGGCATAGCTATGCGCAGGCAGGATTTGTCCCTGCAAACGGTAATATTGACCTAACTCAAGTACAGATTTGGAACCAGAATGCATTTCATTTTTTAAAAATGCCTGCCATTGCATGACTGCTGTATGGCGGTTCAGTACCTGAATTTTTTGCTGGATGGTCTGATCGCCTAATTCATTGATGTGTTTAATA from Acinetobacter sp. CS-2 includes the following:
- the purN gene encoding phosphoribosylglycinamide formyltransferase, whose amino-acid sequence is MIKIAVLVSGSGSNLQALIDANLSGQIVGVISNKPEAYALERAAKAGIQTAVIEHKQYPNREAFDDVMHQQLLDWDVDLVVLAGFMRILSAKFVKAWEGKMLNIHPSLLPYYKGMHTHQRVLNTGDVLHGCTVHYVTAELDAGQALAQGVLKVNLHDNVSSLANRVHVLEHVIYPQVVEWICNGTIQHTEQGILYRGQTMKEPVQFCKF
- a CDS encoding alpha/beta fold hydrolase; this encodes MKPVIHFAHANGVPSKVYQKLFDGLKDEYDIIYVPLLGPDKRYPIDNHWNSLTNQVIDSIVRQANGSKVIGLGHSLGAVLTFQAALKRPELFEQVIMIDPPLIMGKDAFALHVAKTLKLKAMDKMSPASLSLRRRDHWESREQAAELLRPKGFYQHFDESCFQAYIDHALTEDKVRGGVELTISKMDEVNIFRTNPSLWWLPQPKPQVPVQLLMAEQGPFIGRGFPQIAKKKFGIAYTVVSGSHMFPLEKPLETVELIKQLIQQPAV
- the sppA gene encoding signal peptide peptidase SppA, with the protein product MSDWPPKPENEIQNTQHNSQNITGKEWHILEKAVLASVEEQRRARRWGIFFKFLTFAYILFILVLLAKSCSTSTADPTATTSSHIAVVDIIGTIAADKQSVNSNDTIKALKKAFENKQSKAVVLNINSPGGSPVQSDEIWQEIQYLKKAHADKKLYAIIGDTGASGAYYIASAADEIIVNPSSLVGSIGVIMPNYGVTGLMQKLGVEDRTMTSGENKALLSMTQPVDATQKAHVQGVLDNVHDHFINAVKQGRGKKLKSTDPAIFSGLFWTGEQAVKLGIADRTGSLNSLKRELKLEKAVNYTIEYNPFDSVLGRMGSSIGQGFASSISQQVQSEQTTKLQ
- a CDS encoding lysophospholipid acyltransferase family protein, with protein sequence MTDRSSQNTTYRLLQFISRQPIQISRFIARGLAGLVNTLKISKTSETIQLNLNIALPELSDTEREKITAQAIRNELISYFEFFSIWGSSNEANLARIHKVHGKQLLLDALAANKGVVLIVPHFGTWEIMNAYIAQFTKMTIMYKPVKNEAADLFVRNARSREQATLVPTDESGVRQIFKALKQGGTTVILPDHTPNVGGEMIPYFGLPLATSNLSAKLIQKTKAKTLFLYALRNDDQGFDLHFEAIDERIYSVDTNQGTSIIFQAIENLIRRYPEHYHWSYKRFKANPELDGLYYLNKTEALALVEKVRAETAAQNTMFPVENDQVI
- a CDS encoding DNA internalization-related competence protein ComEC/Rec2, producing the protein MIQIICIGWVLGIAIMGKTLPILQSLLLPFVALFIVLLLLKLTVLKQIHTLSFKFLQYCIGLSLGITLGYSYANHQLNERLLFREQQPEAVEVIAYIKHINELGDQTIQQKIQVLNRHTAVMQWQAFLKNEMHSGSKSVLELGQYYRLQGQILPAHSYATEGAFDQEQWYIQQNIMSGFKVSSIHKLTEQEVYALGYGQYLKQQASVSRQIQLWVEQQRLALRNFIHQQPVQHEGLMLALLTGDKSLLDTETEQLFQRFGMSHLLAISGPHVLIFAVLLCWGLHQLIRHDRPQLYLKWPKQYLLIWPFCASVALYCAFVGFEIPALRTLLSCLLISAFILFKQKVRPFNILLSSASILLIFDPFSILSAAFWLSYGACFVLLRIYQTLQQRRGMDELKTRTQYITMQLKLLIESQWKIFLALFPLMMLFFKQIAWITPLSNLFAIPWIGLVIVPLDVIAALCYFMAEPLGSLVFQINDLCLAALLWLLQLLDGLFAPTLQPIAMTFAVWLSLCLGLIILFLPRAVLPKTWSILCFIPLIGLDASKNQFELNVLDVGQGQAIFIRDQDQTMMIDTGGNYNEAKFSIGKQIILPFLSVKGVDQLDQLILTHLDQDHSGAYASIKQDLPIKYVYSNEQVPIPDSSQFDYCHQGQQWSWNDGMNITVLSPKAENLANVKTDQNEMSCVVYVQVKNAQPYRNFLLMGDAGWRTEYQILQDYPDLNVDVLVLGHHGSRHSSAYAFLKQLKPKIVIASAGFNNRYGHPSQMTLQRLQQLDIPVLSTVQQGSIQFSRQANGQMQLHYAREQKLWLKRAAVKLKS